The uncultured Desulfatiglans sp. DNA window ACCTGCAGATCGAAGCTGAGACTGGGAGAACGGCCTGTTTTCGGATGGAAACACACTCAGACGGGCGCAGGGCATCATGCAGGCAGAGGCGTTCCAGGATTTGATCCCGGACAATAGGTGTTTCGGATGCGGCCCACGAAACGAGCACGGGCTGCGCATCAAGAGTTATTGGGATGGAGAGGAATCTGTCTGCACCTTCCAGCCGGAGCCGTTCCATACAGCGGGTCCTCCCCAGTTTTTGAACGGTGGCA harbors:
- a CDS encoding hypothetical protein (Evidence 5 : Unknown function) is translated as MSTRTKESFAGPGANHRLCGCRQAAGQANLQIEAETGRTACFRMETHSDGRRASCRQRRSRI